The window attttagaataaaaacattgaaaaaagttatataatgaaataaaatttacttgCAAGGGAATATCATGTAACAAATGGCTCGAAGTTGACTATTGAAAAATTGGGGAGATTTTTATTTCCTAGTGAATCAGCAAGgcattttttggttgttgtttaaaAAAGTATCATTTCCTTATAGAAACAGTTTTCAGATTTTAGTGAACTTGTAAAACATAAAAGCtcccatttcaaaatatgaacaaaatcCCAGATCATATAGGTGTTTACGGTGATTACATTTATCTAAGCCATGTACATACATGTTCAGTTGTAAGATGTTAACTAAATTTCTGTGACAAatatggttgttgttgtttttaaaatactgagaacATGATAGAGTTAATGTGGAATTCTAAAGATAATCTGGTAGTTACTAAGATTTTCTTATGTCTTCACAGGTAAGCAGGCGGAATCTTTCCTATTCTCAAAACTGGAATTTTTGGTTACTACTAGATCAGCTGGCTTACAGACAAGAAGCCAACCATTTTAAGAATGCTCTTTATGTGAACAATTTGCAAACCCCAGGGATGGAGAAACCCTAAAAATGCTCAATCATAAGCATTTACAACCTTTGCAGCTGTGGCTGAAGACTGTCCTTCTGAAATGATATCTCAAAGCAGTctagttcaaaataaaaagttttaacaaaAAATTGGCATATGGACAATGTCTCCACCAATTCGTGTGTGTCAACCATTTAGTTAACTTTTCTACTTGAATAAATGCAatagaaaaccagacaccacGTTTCACTACCTCAGTTAATATTCACAATTACAGCAGCTACACTTTGGGATACAGCATCACCAACGCTCCCCAGAGTCAGTTTATATTGAAATAAAGTTTTTTACACCAACTAAATGGTTGTCCACAGCCACTAGCTGGTGTACATATGAACTACAATTTCTAGATGTGGGGAGAAACAAATGCTGCTCGAATCATCTGCTCTGCTTCTTCTGTTCCTCATTCACGCTTAGTTATCTTTCacattattcttgtttttttcagtTTGCTTGCCTGTCTGGGTTTGGGCCTGCTGACCCTGCCCACTGGAAGAGGCTGCCTGCTGTGCTGCTTTCTGCTTTAACATCGTCCAATCAAATGTGTAGTCATATTGGTGGTTCAGGGTCCTGAAAAGAATGCGGAATAGCTGCCTCAGATACATGTAATCTGGGACTTCCTCAAAGCGCAGCCCACGACAGTAGTTCAAGTACATGGCGAATTCTGCAGGAAACCCCTTACATAAAACTTCAACAGGGGTGGACACCTTCTTCTCActaatcttttcatatttttgtttttttgtcataGCCCTTAGTCCTTGCCACGGCAGGCTGGTTctattaaaatacatgaaaacgTAGCCTAAGGATTCCATGTCATCTCGGCGGCTCTGCTCAATACCAAGATGTGCATTGATGCTGGCATATCGGACAGTGCCAATGAGGTGTTTATCTTCTCTGTACGGTATGTGTTGCCTGGTCCTGTTGTCTCTGTACTTTTTGGCCAAACCAAAATCAATAAGGAACAACTTATTACAGTGACGCCCAGTACCCATCAGGAAGTTATCTGGTTTAATGTCTCGGTGTAGAAAATTCTTTGTATGCACGTATTCAATTCTGCTGATCATCTGGTCGGCTAACATAAGTACAGTTTTCATGGTGAACCTTCTTGAACAGAAATTAAAGAGGTCTTCGAGGCTGGGTCCCAGAAGGTCCATGACTAGCACATTGTTGTCTTTTTCCTGACCATACCAGTGCATGTGGGGGATGCCAACCCCACCTTGAA of the Pan paniscus chromosome 14, NHGRI_mPanPan1-v2.0_pri, whole genome shotgun sequence genome contains:
- the CSNK1A1L gene encoding casein kinase I, whose product is MANNSGSKAELVVGGKYKLVRKIGSGSFGDVYLGITTTNGEEVAVKLESQKVKHPQLLYESKLYTILQGGVGIPHMHWYGQEKDNNVLVMDLLGPSLEDLFNFCSRRFTMKTVLMLADQMISRIEYVHTKNFLHRDIKPDNFLMGTGRHCNKLFLIDFGLAKKYRDNRTRQHIPYREDKHLIGTVRYASINAHLGIEQSRRDDMESLGYVFMYFNRTSLPWQGLRAMTKKQKYEKISEKKVSTPVEVLCKGFPAEFAMYLNYCRGLRFEEVPDYMYLRQLFRILFRTLNHQYDYTFDWTMLKQKAAQQAASSSGQGQQAQTQTGKQTEKNKNNVKDN